From the genome of Papaver somniferum cultivar HN1 chromosome 2, ASM357369v1, whole genome shotgun sequence, one region includes:
- the LOC113347246 gene encoding uncharacterized protein LOC113347246 isoform X2 — MGLCIGLLVCLMLAGAWLGYWVVPKHFLTQEGSNDSSTAIFVAWSIRSCHDYSAITLTSWHLMVTICTLHVARRFNVFETKEIDTETMTKLAIIPFTVLSETLFLNKVKLCMAKELHIVFSVISE, encoded by the exons ATGGGCCT TTGTATCGGTCTGTTGGTTTGTCTTATGCTCGCTGGAGCTTGGTTGGGTTATTGGGTGGTACCTAAACATTTTCTAACACAAGAAGGATCCAATGATTCAAGTACAGCTATTTTCGTCGCTTGGTCAATTCGCAGCTGTCATGATTATTCAG CTATAACATTAACAAGTTGGCATCTAATGGTTACAATTTGCACACTTCATGTGGCACGAAGATTCAATGTTTTTGAGACCAAGGAAATTGATACCGAAACG ATGACGAAACTTGCAATAATACCCTTTACTGTACTGTCGGAGACCCTGTTCCTTAACAAG GTCAAGCTATGCATGGCGAAGGAATTGCACATTGTTTTTTCTGTTATCTCTGAATAG
- the LOC113347246 gene encoding uncharacterized protein LOC113347246 isoform X1, which produces MGLCIGLLVCLMLAGAWLGYWVVPKHFLTQEGSNDSSTAIFVAWSIRSCHDYSAITLTSWHLMVTICTLHVARRFNVFETKEIDTETMTKLAIIPFTVLSETLFLNKVSLSVVQVCISNCICFVNV; this is translated from the exons ATGGGCCT TTGTATCGGTCTGTTGGTTTGTCTTATGCTCGCTGGAGCTTGGTTGGGTTATTGGGTGGTACCTAAACATTTTCTAACACAAGAAGGATCCAATGATTCAAGTACAGCTATTTTCGTCGCTTGGTCAATTCGCAGCTGTCATGATTATTCAG CTATAACATTAACAAGTTGGCATCTAATGGTTACAATTTGCACACTTCATGTGGCACGAAGATTCAATGTTTTTGAGACCAAGGAAATTGATACCGAAACG ATGACGAAACTTGCAATAATACCCTTTACTGTACTGTCGGAGACCCTGTTCCTTAACAAGGTGAGTTTATCTGTTGTTCAAGTTTGTATAAGCAATTGTATTTGTTTTGTCAATGTATAA